TTAAATGGATACCGCAAGCCCGGGCTTTTTGGGCAATCCGGCAAATAGCCTCCTCGACATCCGCAGGTGCCATCATCATTAAATCTGCCAGCTCATCGATGACAATAACGATATAAGGCAGTTTGTGGGAGAATCTGCGATGCTTCTCAGCAAGCTCGTTGAATCGGTTTATATCACGGACACCAGTATGTGCAAACAATTCATAACGACGTTCCATTTCCTCTACCGCCCATTTGAGCGATGCGGTCGCGGCTTTAACATCCGTAATAACCGGACTAACGAGGTGAGGAATTTGGTTGTATGGAGCTAATTCAACCATTTTAGGGTCAATCAGCAAAAGCTTTACCTCATCTGGATGGGCTTTATAAAGCAAGCTCACCAGCATTGTATTGATGCAGACACTCTTTCCTGATCCGGTAGCACCGGCAATCAAACCGTGCGGCATCTTCTTCAGGTCAGTGACAATCGGATTCCCCGCAATATCCAGCCCTAAGGCAACCGATAAAGGAGACTCAATGTCCATGAACCCAGCAGTCTGTAAAATTTCACTTAACAGCACGGGCCTGCTTGAATGATTAGGCACCTCGATTCCGATTGTGTGCTTACCTGGAATTGGTGCTTCAATCCGGATGTCCTTCGCGGCGAGACTTAACTTGATGTCATCTGACAGGTTGGTTATTTTATTTACTTTCACACCAGGTTCCGGCTGTACTTCAAAACGGGTAACAGATGGTCCCTGCGTCACGTTGACCACTCTTGCGCCCACATTGAAGTTCCTTAAAGTATCGTTTAACATCTGCTCTTGTTCTGAAATCCATTCTGGATCCGGCGCCTTAAAGACGGGCGGATTTAGCAATTCAAGCGGCGGGAATTCATAAACCGCTGCCGGATGGATTTCTGTACTAACTTCCGGAACTCGAACGGCCTCTTTGATTCCAGGCAGACTGTCCACTTTAGGAGCAGATATAAGGACTTCCTCCTGCGGGGCTTCTTGCTGACCTATAAATCCCGGCTCCGATGATGTTGCTTCTGGATTTGGCACTGGTGTAAAAGCTTTCTTCTGTGCAACAGGTTCCGCTTCACTGACATTAGACTCGGCAACTGACGGCAGTACTCTTTTTTCCGAAAGAGCAGCTTCGGGATATGAATCTTCACTTACTGCAACTGAATGAGTTTCATGCTTTATTTCCCTGGATTGGTTCGGTGCGTCAGCTTTTCCCTCTGTCATGAAAGAAGGATACTTAGACATGTTACGCTTTTCCCATTTCCTCTTGTCCTGTTTAAGCATCAGCACGTTGAAAGGAAGCTGCCTTTTCGGTTCTTTCTGCTTTTCCTCTTCCATTTGATCAGGTTCATTGTCAGTACTCTGAGCCGATTCACCGGAGTGCTCGGATATCTTGATATCCTCCAACTCACCTGGATGAATAATTTTTTGATAAGATTTGTCCTCTTCAGCCTCGTGCAGTTTAGTCTCTATTAGCTGAGAATCCTCTTCTTCAAAAATGAGCAGAGAGTCGCCTTGTTTTGCTTCTGTCTGGGTTTGATCACAATCTATTACCTCAGCATCTTCAACAAGATGGCCAAAAATCTCTGCTCCTTCATAGACTTGCTGGGGGTCACTTCCTGCCTGGCTTGGTTCAGGTAATAATACTTCATCCTGGACGTTTGCTGTTAATTCATTGGTCTCGCTTATCCTATTTTCTGCCGTTGTTTTTTCTGCAACGCCTTCATCGGGGGTCTCTTTTTCTGGAATAAAACTACCAATCTCTTTTTCTGAATGGTCACTAAGAATTAAATCGAGTGTTTCTGTTTCCAGGTCAAATTGCTTCAATTCATCCTCAGGCGCTGCGTTGTCCAGCGTTTCTGAAAGGTTATCTTTTAGATTTTGATTTTGCTCTGGCATTTCTTTAGAATCTGGATTTTCCTGCCGTATCGTCTCTTTCTGAATAAAATCTTTATCCCTTTGAATAGATTCTGCACCCAGGTTTTCCTGTGCTCCTTCAAACCCAGTCAGTTCATACTCCACCTCTTCATGGCTCTTTTGTTCCGGTTCTTTTCTAGGCGGCCTGTTGAATGCATAAATTGGTGAAGGGATTTCCGTTGGCTTGAACGGCTGCCTGAATTTCGGTCCAATGTCCTTTCTCGGTTCATAACGGAACTTCGTTGCAGATTCCTCTGCTCCAGCAGGCTTCAGCGGTTCCTTCGCTTTCCTTGCCCGTTCTGATACAAAGGTGTCCTGGGCAGGACTGGCAGACTCCCGTCCTGGTTTGGAGAAGGAATCCCTTTGAGGAAGGCTGTCACCTTTAAACCTTAACGATCCTCTTTCATTAATGAACGGCTTTATTTCTTCAACAGGGCTAACCTTTATGGTACGTTCCTTTTTCGGTTTCTCCGCAGCAGATTCACCATCGGGAATCAAAGGAAAGCGGAACTGCCCTTTAGGATATTGGTATAAAACCTTTGCTTCTATATCCTTTTTTTGATTACTTGTTTGTTTGGATGGTTTTTGAATAGGTTGTACTTTCTCGATATCATCAAATTCATCATCGTCATTTTGGAACATCGTAAAAATTCTTTTAATCCAACTCAATTTAAATCACTCTTTCTTTCGCATTTCATTCTTTATTTTAACAGTAAATCAATATTTTTCGAGATAAATTGAAAGAATGAGCATTTTTTACGAGAAGAATTCTCCCAGAAGAATCAACTTTCGGCTCAGTTATTTACAAAACATTACATCATAAGTACAAAAAGGAAAAAAGCCCATAATAACGGGCTTTCATCTTATAGAGCTTATTCCTTTTTCGTTTTTCCCAAAATGAAGATGGGTTCCAATTCTCCATCTTCATATAGGAAACTTAAGGCTGTGATCGGCACTCTTCCACTTGCAAAAAAGCTCATTGTCATCTGCGCCATTATATCATAGCCTGTATTATTTTCTACATCAGCAATAATTAATACATCTTGATGGGGTACAGCCACAGCCATCGTCCCCTTCATCTTTTTCTTCATTTCATTCAAGAAGCTTGTATTGAGAATCCTGCTTGCATCGTAGCCGTCATTCGAATTCAGGAAGTAGAAGGTATTATCTGCGACACGGTCCTCTTTCAGTTTTACAGAAAGAGAACGGACATTGAACAAAGCCGTCTCACGGACCTGACCCGCTGTCCATCCTTCTTTTTTCAAAAGCTTCGAATCAATCAGCCTGTATGTAGCGCCTAAATCCAAAGCATAATAGATCCTTGTTTCAGCGGTATGATCATCATAGAGAAAAGGGACTCCTTCTTCCGCTTCTGATGGAAACGACGTCGAACGAATCACAGGAAAGATTTTCTTCTCCTTGCCTGACAGCTCAAGCTGGCTTTCCATCGCATTCAGGCCCTCTGACACATAATAGACAACCTCATCAATCGCCTTTTCTTTCTGATCCTGCCACTTGGCAACAATTCCAGGAAGAGCGATTGTAATGCCGCTTCCTGTATTTTTATTTTCAATCCTTAACTGATCTTTTTCCCGGTCATAGGAAAAAGTCCTGTCAGGATGCTGAAGTCGGTTCTCAAGCTCTTTCCTCATTTTTCTGCTGTCCACTATCTAATCCCTCCATTTCTTAAGGAGTTTCTGAAACCCATTTTACATGAAATTTCCCTCCACCTCAAAAGATGGAGGGAAACGATTATGCTAGACCTTCAATGAAGTTTTCGATTTCAGTCTGCGTTTTTCTGTCCTTGCTGACAAAACGTCCAAGCTCTTTGCCATTTTCATATCCAATAAAGCTTGGGATCCCGTAGACATCAAGCTGGATGCACAAATCGATGAAGTCATCCCGGTCAACTGAGACGAATTCATATTCGCTGTATTTGCTTTCGATTTCTGGCAGGACTGGCTCAATCACACGGCAATCCGGGCACCAGCCAGCCGTAAAAAGAAATATATGTTTTCCATCATTTTTCAACGCTTCAAATTGTTCCATTGACTCCAAGGTTTTCATTTTGAATCCTCCCGGTAAATATCGCATTATACTTTCCTTATTGTACCCATGCACTGAAAAAAAAGAAAATAATCTGTTTGAATTTTATTACTTACAGCTTTGGCTTAGGAATCTTAAATGCTGTCATAATCCCGCTCTTTTTTTGACAGCTTTAGCAGACTGACCCCAATATTTATGACACCTATTAAAAACAAAAAGCTGTCAGAATCGTTTTGCTCAGCTTTCTGACAGCTTCATCATAAAGTTATTTTACTTTTACAGAATTCGCAATTTCCATCATTGCTTCGGCATCTTCTCTTACATTTTCCGTTTCAGTGGTCAGCTTGACACCGCCGATGCCGACAATTAATTGATAGTTTTTTTCTTTCAATTGCTTGACCAGCATGTAGCCGAATTTCCCGTTTTTACTGAAAGTCTCATTCGCGTCCCATTTTTTCTGCTGCTTAACAGTAGAGTTATAAACTACTTTGCTGTCTTCTTTTTCATGTTGATTATAAAAAAGAATATAGGTTTTCGATCCGTCCTTGAATAAGACGTTATTAGGAGTTTCCTCTTCAACTTCATAATCTGCTGGCAAGTAATATTCTATGTCTTTTGCACTATTGTTTGGTTTTTCAGGCTGGCTTTCTAATGTATTCGCAACTTCTTTTTTTATTTCAGCCTTTTGTTCTGGAAATGAGGCAGAGCAAGCGCTCAGCAGAAATACTCCTACTATAACAAGCCCAAATGCCCTTCTGAACTTCATCATACTTTTTTCCCCCTAGCTAAGGACTTAACCACTCCTTTTCTATCATACCTTTCTTGCTTGATTGGTGACAAGGCTTCGCAAGCGTTTTTTGTTGGAAATTAAGACATTTTTCAGAAATTTGTCGAGAAACCTTTCTGAACCTAAAAAGACAGCCGATTAAGACTGTCCATTTTTTTCATTTAGTTTTATATTCATATTGTCCAGCGAGCAATTTCATGACATGAGTGAACATTTCACTGCGGTTGATTTGTCCATTTGTAAAAATCCCAATGGCCCCTTCATTACTTCTCACATTCCGTTTCCTGGAATACTCGTCCATTACTGGGCCCAGCTCAGCCCCTGCCAATAATTGCTGAGCGACTTCATCCGGAAGCGGAATCCTGGCTCCCCCGGCAATGATTGGGTCCATTCCTTTTACTGACAATGCCCCCCAGTTGCAAAGCATCAATCCAAATGGAGTTTGCTGGACACCACCTTCAAGTCCGATGCCGATTTCAGCTTCTGCTTTTTCAGCAGACTGTTTTGCCCTGTTGACTGCTCCTCTGATGGTTTCCTCATCGGACATCGGCTGGTCGCTCACACCCGATTCAGCATCGATTGAGATGATCTCAACATCTGTATCTTTAAATGCTTCCTTTACGGCGTTTATTTTTGCCGGATTTTTTGAACCTATTGCCACTTTCATAAGCTTTTCCGCCTTTCATTCCATGAAAAAGGAGCAGTTGTCATCTGCCCCTTATTTCGAGTAGGTTAGCTATTGTTTTTGATTGTTTCCACTGTTGTCTTATCTGCTGCCTTAACAAGCTTGATAAGCAGTTCCTTTGCTGCTGCATAGTCATCAACATGGATCATGGATGCTGCTGTATGGATGTATCGTGAGCAGATACCGATGACCGCACTCGGGATTCCCTGATTGGAAGTATGGACTCTTCCAGCATCGGTTCCACCCTGGGAAACAAAATACTGGTAAGGAATATCATGTGTTTCAGCCATATCCAGGATGAACTCTCTCATGCCGCGATGAGTGACCATCGAACGGTCAAGAATTCTTAGTAATGTTCCCTTGCCAAGCTGGCCGAATTCATTTTTGTCTCCTGACATATCATTCGCCGGGCTTGCGTCAAGCGCAAAGAAAATGTCTGGATCAATCATATTCGCAGCAGTCTGTGCGCCTCTTAATCCGACTTCTTCCTGGACTGTCGCACCGGAGTATAGCGTATTTGGCAATTGGATGTCCTTTGTTTCTTTCAACAATTCAATCGCCAGGCCGCAGCCATAACGGTTATCCCATGCTTTTGCGAGAATCTTCTTCTCGTTTGCCATCGGGGTGAATGGACAGATCGGCAAGATTGGCTGTCCCGGTTTGATTCCGATTCTGATTGCATCTTCTTTATCATCTGCACCGATATCGATCAGCATATTCTTGATTTCCATTGGTTTATTCCGTTTTGATTCATCGAGCAGATGAGGAGGGATCGAGCCGATTACACCAGTAACCGGTCCATTGTTCGTGATGATCTGGACACGCTGTGCCAAAAGCACCTGGCTCCACCAGCCGCCAAGTGTCTGGAATCTAATCATCCCGTTTTTCGTAATGGAAGTCACCATGAAACCGACTTCATCCATATGGCCGGCAACCATGATTTTCGGTCCATCCGGATTGCCTTTTTTTACTCCGAACACACTTCCCAATTTATCCTGGATCAATTCATCAGAATACTGTTCCAGCTGCTCACGCATGAATTTGCGGACTGCATGCTCATTGCCTGGTGCACCAGGTAATTCTGTCAATGTTTTAAACAGGCTTAAAGTTTGCTCGTTCATTTAACTGCTCCTTCGCAATGAAAATTTAGGGTTACTAAACATTATGTATACATTCCATTTTACAGAACATTCGCTATGCGTGCCAGTCTTAATCTTTCATGCACCTTTTTCTGAGGGGCAATAATCCTTTAATCCTGTATAGCGATTTGTTATGATGAAGATAACTGAAATTCCATATATAACCTTGGAGGTACTCGACTATGAACTGGAAAGCCTTTATCCTCGGCGTTGGTGCCGGCCTGGCTGGTGCATATGCTGTAAAAGAACTCGCTTCACAAAAAGAAACTGTCTCAGCTGAAAAAGTATTGAATGATGCAAAGGCCGCTTTTAAAAAATCCGGGCCCATCAGCGGTTCATGGATCAATATGACAGTTGAACCTTATTCCAAAACGCCAATTGAATACAAGGTTTACAAAGGCGGAATCTCACGAAATGTTAACGGCGAGGTCGAGCAATATGAGTTTATCGCAGACGCGGCGACTGGAACCATATTGGATGCCTACCCTTTAAATTAAATCCTAAGAAATTCAGACCTGCAGCTGCAGGTCTATTTTTTTCGCTCAATTGTTTCTGTTATTTTTCCTTCCTGGTCAAACTTGACGGCCCTGTACAAAGCATCATGGTAAAATGTGAACCACGCGTCCCTGCTGATTCCAAAGTCAAGCCACTTTTCCTTGGCAAAAATCGAATCCATCGGGTAATCGTCATAAGCCATTACCCAGAGCGGATTTTGATGGGCATGTGTCGGCATGATATCAGCCATATGGACAATAGTCGACTCTTCATCCTCAACCAACAGAATGGAGTGGCCATCGCTGTGCCCCCCTGTATGTACCATCTTAATCGGCCCATATGACCATTCTTTTTCAAATGCCTCCACCTGTTGTTCGATTCCCTGCCAGTTTTCTTTCCAGTATGTACTTTTGGATCTGATATTAGGATTGCGCATTTCATCCCATTCAATCTGTGATGTGATGATTTTTGCATTCGGAAAAACGGAAGACAGTTCACCATTCACCTCTTTTGTTAATCCACAGGCATGGTCAAAATGCATATGGGTCATCAGGATGAAATCAATATCCGCAGCAGTTAGTCCTAGCAATTCCAGCTCAGCATCAAGACTTGATTCTTCCAGGACACCAAAATTACGCTTTTGTTTTTCATTTAGTTTCCCATTTCCCATCCCGGTTTCAACAAGGAAATTCTTTCCCTCTGCCTGGATTAAGATTGGATCGGTCCTCAATTGTATCTGGTTTTTGTCATTCACTTCATATTTTCTAGCCCATAGCGCTTTCGGTACGACCCCGAACATCGCGCCGCCATCCAGGTGGGTTACCCCGCCATTCAGCCACTTGAGCTTCACGTTTCGCAAATCCAGGTTTTCCATAGCCAATCCCCCTTTTTCTTTTGATTGTAACATTAGGATTTTAAATTTTTAAATAATTCAACTTTCACTTTGTCCTTTTATTTATGGATTTACTTGTGAATTTTTTTATTGGCGGAGTTCACATATTTATTGGCGATCATTTATTTTTATTGGCGATAATCCGATTTTATTGGCGAAAATTAATTTTTATTGGCGATTTTCACACATTTATTGGCGAATTGGAAAATTCCGCTCATTTTTCCCAGTAAATAAAACAACCGGCAAAAAGGCCGGTCGCAAACTTACTTATTTAGATTGAAATTGCACTTCACAACGGTATATCCGACTGCCTCTTGAGGAGAATTTCTCCTCATACTCCGTCATGATGTTACCTTCGTAATCACTCTTGTGCAGGTCAAGGCTGACAAAGTTCAGCTTCATGCCATAATGCGAAAAGCTAATCAGTGAGTACTCAAATAATCCCTGATTATCAGTCTTGAAATGAATCTCGCCATTTTTAACAAGGATGGATTCATAAACTTCAAGGAAAGATTTGAACGTCAGTCTTCTTTTTTCATGGCGGGTTTTTGGCCATGGATCGGAGAAGTTCAAATAAACCCGGCTGACGTCCCCGCTTTCGAAATACTTGGCAAGCTCAGCACCGTTGACATTCATCAGCTTGCAGTTTGGAAGCTCTTCCTCAATCAGCTTGTCCAAGGCGCTGACAATGACGCTTTCCTGCAACTCAATCCCAATATAGTTAATGTCTGGATTAGCTTTGGCCATACCCGTGATGAATTGGCCTTTCCCAGTACCAATTTCGATATGGAGCGGCTGGTCTTTTTCAAAAACCTTGCCCCATTGTCCCCGCTGCTGCTCAGGGTCCTGGATCACATAATTCGAGTATTCCTGCAATTTATCTTTAGCCCAAGGCTTGTTTCTTAGTCTCATACTGACACCCCTGTACTATTTTCATTCGTTTCAAACAATATCATGCAACTCTGCTGTTTTCAAGGTGAAATTTCTCCTGGCTGCATAAACGTAAAAAGGAATCCACAATCTATATGTGAATTCCTTTTAAAAGAAAGGGTGATCGTTGTGCCATTAAGCCACCATGACCAGGTTAATTTATTAAAGGATATATTAAGCAACCAGCAGACTGACTGCTGCGGATCGGTTGCAGAGTACCAACAATTGGAACGCCTGATTAAATCGCTCATGGTCAACACGAATGTTGATGGAAATATCAAATCGATTCTTCAGGATGTTTATCACTATAGCCAGAACGGCATCAATACCTCAGATCTGGAACATCATATCCAAACTAATCGTGATCAGTTATCCCAGTGGGTCGATGATATCGGTCAATTCTTGATGAAAATTAAATAATTGCCTTTAAAAAGTCAATCCACTTTTCCATCTCTGGAATGCGGTTTTGGTTTTTATGCCATTGAATCGAAGAAAGCGATTGGGCTAATGCATACCATTTCATCCGCTGCCTGAGGTTCTCCGTCAGGCTGATGCCGTACTTGTCCAGCCAGGCTTCCCACTCCTCCAATGGTATGTATGAGTAAAGGAGAAGTCCAAGATCAATGGCAGGATCAGCAATCATCGCCCCATCCCAATCAATCAAATACAACTGGTTGTCTTCAGTAAGCAGCCAGTTGTTATGATTCACGTCGCAATGGCAGACAACCTTTTCGGAAGAGTCGACATGGCTGACGTTTTCAGAAAGGAAATCCATGGCCTGAATGACTGCCGGCTTCGACCGAAGCTCCTCATCCAAGTCCTCTTTAAGGGCATGCAGGAACATTTCGGGTTTCAGCGGGCTTTTTCCAAGCCTTGTAAGCATCCCAAGAAGCGGGTCTGATGCGTGGATTTTCTTTAAAAGCTTGGCCACACGGTCATTGTTCATATCCCCGGGCTTCAGCTCACTCCCATTCATCCATTGCTGCGCCGTTATAACATCTCCGTTTTCTAACCTTTTAGTCCAAACAAGCTTGGGTACGATTCCTTCTGCTGAGAGTACAGCAAGAAAAGGGGATGAATTTCGTTTTAAAAACAGCCTTTGTTCTTCATGCTGTGCAAAATAGGCAGCACCGGTTGCGCCGCCAGCAGGAACGATCTCCCAATCCTGTCCAAATAAATGTTCCAAAGTTAGTCACCTTCATTTATCACTATTTCCCTTGTGCTGAATAACCGGAAATGGATTCTCTAAAATCTAAATTCACTGTTGTTTCTATAATCGGAAATAAGAAAAGCGCAAGCGCCCTGGTCAGTCCCGGCAAACACATACCGCCAAAAAAACGCCACGTCCTCCCAAAAGCGATCGCTTTCGGTCGTGTGATGCATCGTTTCGAAGCTTTCCTTATCCTGTGGCTGGCAGGTCTAGCCCATCGTGTGCAGGCCAGTTGAGTCACTTTTGACTTCATGGGCCGGAGCAGAACTTCTCGATGGGCTAGGTGCGGGAGCTGGACACTAATCTATAGTAAAGAAATCAAATATTTTTATAAAGTAAAAAGACAGCTATTGATAGAAAAATACATACAATAGCTATCTTATAAATTTTATCCCCATAGGCTCGGTACGTCAACCCCAACAGCCCTAAATTAATATTTTGAAAAAGTTATCATTTCAAGGAACATGCTATTTTGCTGCAATAAACAGTGAGCATGGCTCCAGAAGGACCTTATTTCCTTCTATATGGCGAAATGGCATTGCAGACGCATTTTCATGGTCAGCCAGGACATTCCATTTTGCCTCTTCCGAAAGTTCAACCAGCTGCTGATCCATTGAGGGGTTAATGAGAACAATGATTTTTTCCCATTGTTCTGCTTTTATTTCATAACCCATCAACGGTGCAGGCAATGGCCAAAATGACATCTTGCTGCGGATTTCCTCGCTGTCCCCGAGCCTGAATGCTTGGTTGGATTTCCGTATTTCAATGATCCCTTTAATATAGTCGACATTATCCCGGTTATCATCACGAAGGTCCCAATCTAGCCAGTTTATTTCATCAGGAGACCTGTAGCTGTTGCCAATCCCTTTTTTTGTCCTGAAGAATTCCTGGCCGCTGTGCAAAAACGGAATTCCCTGTGCCAGCAAAACCATGGATGTCGCCAGCCTGTGCTGTTTTTTCAAAATAGCTTCATCCTGGTCGGAATTGCATATTTTCAGCTTATCCCACAATGTATGATTATCATGCGACTCAATATAATTCACAGACTGGGCCGGCTGAAGGAATAAGCCGTTCCGCTTGCCGATTCCAATACTGCCTGCCATCACCTGTTTTGCAGCTTCTAGATACCGATCATTTCCTAAAGCATACCCTTTATCGTAGGTATTAAAGGTACTCCCCTTAATGGAATCCCGGAACCAGTCATTGAATTGTCCAATCCCCGGAAGCTTTGCCTGATTGGCAATATTGGCTTTCCTGTCGCCTGGGAGAGGTGTGTTCAAATCCCAGCCTTCGCCGATGATCAAAACATCTGGCTTCATCTCAGCCACAGCCTTCCTTACTGCTGCCATGGTCTCGATATCAAGGATTCCCATCAAATCGAAACGAAATCCATCGAGATGATACTCCTGCAGCCAATAAAGCACTGAGTCTACGATGTATTTTCTAGCCATCAGCCTTTCAGAAGCGATATCGTTCCCAACTCCTGTTCCATTTGAGGGAAGACCATTGTCATCATGGCGAAAATAATAGCCCGGCACTATTTTTTCAAAAGGAGAATCTTCCCGAATGTATACGTGATTATATACCACATCCATAATGACACCCATTCCCATTTTGTGTATTGCGGAGATTAGCTGTTTAAGCTCAATGATCCGATTGTAGGGATCTGCAGGGTCCGTCGCATAGCTTCCATCCGGGACATTATAATGGACAGGATTATAACCCCAGTTATAGGAACTGCTTCGATCCAGTTCGTCAACTCCTTCGAAATCATTGAATGGAAGAAGCTCAATATGAGTGACACCGAGCTCCTTGATATAAGATAACCCAGTCATCTCCCCCATCGGAGTCCTCGTATCGATTTCAGCAGCGCCCAAATACGTCCCTTTCCTTGCTGTTCCACTGTTTGGATGCATCGTCAAGTCCCTGATATGAGCTTCATAGATAATCGCACCCACCGGACGGCTCACTGGCGAAATATCACTGTTCGCCCCCCGCGCTTTGACCGGGTCGATCACAACACCATATTCACCATTGACCGTTAATGCAATTGCATAAGGATCAACCGCCTCTCTCCATTCGAGATTGAAACAGACCAGGAAAGAATAGCGATAAAGTTCCAGATTCCTGTCTACTGTAATGCTCCAAATACCTTTTTCAACCCGTTCCATATTAATAAACTCAGGATTATGCTGAGCATCCCTGAATAGCTTCAGCCTGATTTTCGCAGCGGTTGGGGCCCATACTTTGAAAATTGTCTTTTCTTTTGCATAGCTGACCCCTAGGTCCGTTCCATCGTAAAAAAATAAGGTATCGAATTCCTCCGTTCGGATGACCGCTCCTATTTGGAGGTCGGTTTCACCGCCATGCCCATCTATTATTTTATAGGGTTTGCCTATTTCTGGCCTGACACTGGTAAAACAGATATATTTCACTGTATCCTCAAGGAATACCTTATCCCGGATTGCCATAGGCAAATCAACGTCCTCTCCCTGGAGCCTGAACTCATTCGAGTCACCTTCAAAATATGAATAAGGAAGCAAAACAGTAATTATATCCATTTGATCAAGATAGGCGTAAAATTTCCTTTCAATGGCAATCATTTATTTTCAACTCCTCGGTATGCCCTGGATTGTTTTTTCCTGTTAAAATACTTAAGGCTTTTGGACACGCCTGGATCTTTAATGGTGTATGCCCGACCGCTTCTCCATCGGCATGGGCAAAGACGTCCTGTGGGGATAAAATGGTGATGGACTTGCCGGTAAATTGCTCAACTTCCTTGAAGTTCGTGTGTTTCCCCCAGAAGACACTGATGAAAACGAGCAATAGCTTCCATCTGGATATACTATGAACGACAGTGACATCAAGAATTCCGTCATCCGGACATGCAGCGGGAGCTATTTTCATGCCCCCTCCGTAGTAGGGCTGATTTGAAACGGTTACAAACCATGCATGATCATATCGGAACACTTTGCCGTCGACTGTTATTTCAATCGGGATGGTGCGGAAAGTGAGCAGTTTTTTTATAAGAATATAGACATAGACCAGCCTGCCGAGGGATACACGGTTCAGCAGTATTTTCATTGAGGACTCGTTTGATTCCTTTGCCACTGCTGCATCGAAGCCTACACCCATATTATTCATGAAGTAGGTTTCTTGTAATTCCTTGTGCTGAATTTTTCCGATGTCAATTTCGGCTGTGTGAGAATGGTTCTGGTCTGCCACCAAAT
The nucleotide sequence above comes from Mesobacillus jeotgali. Encoded proteins:
- a CDS encoding thioredoxin family protein, with amino-acid sequence MKTLESMEQFEALKNDGKHIFLFTAGWCPDCRVIEPVLPEIESKYSEYEFVSVDRDDFIDLCIQLDVYGIPSFIGYENGKELGRFVSKDRKTQTEIENFIEGLA
- a CDS encoding DUF84 family protein, yielding MKVAIGSKNPAKINAVKEAFKDTDVEIISIDAESGVSDQPMSDEETIRGAVNRAKQSAEKAEAEIGIGLEGGVQQTPFGLMLCNWGALSVKGMDPIIAGGARIPLPDEVAQQLLAGAELGPVMDEYSRKRNVRSNEGAIGIFTNGQINRSEMFTHVMKLLAGQYEYKTK
- a CDS encoding DUF1444 domain-containing protein is translated as MDSRKMRKELENRLQHPDRTFSYDREKDQLRIENKNTGSGITIALPGIVAKWQDQKEKAIDEVVYYVSEGLNAMESQLELSGKEKKIFPVIRSTSFPSEAEEGVPFLYDDHTAETRIYYALDLGATYRLIDSKLLKKEGWTAGQVRETALFNVRSLSVKLKEDRVADNTFYFLNSNDGYDASRILNTSFLNEMKKKMKGTMAVAVPHQDVLIIADVENNTGYDIMAQMTMSFFASGRVPITALSFLYEDGELEPIFILGKTKKE
- a CDS encoding DNA translocase FtsK — encoded protein: MSWIKRIFTMFQNDDDEFDDIEKVQPIQKPSKQTSNQKKDIEAKVLYQYPKGQFRFPLIPDGESAAEKPKKERTIKVSPVEEIKPFINERGSLRFKGDSLPQRDSFSKPGRESASPAQDTFVSERARKAKEPLKPAGAEESATKFRYEPRKDIGPKFRQPFKPTEIPSPIYAFNRPPRKEPEQKSHEEVEYELTGFEGAQENLGAESIQRDKDFIQKETIRQENPDSKEMPEQNQNLKDNLSETLDNAAPEDELKQFDLETETLDLILSDHSEKEIGSFIPEKETPDEGVAEKTTAENRISETNELTANVQDEVLLPEPSQAGSDPQQVYEGAEIFGHLVEDAEVIDCDQTQTEAKQGDSLLIFEEEDSQLIETKLHEAEEDKSYQKIIHPGELEDIKISEHSGESAQSTDNEPDQMEEEKQKEPKRQLPFNVLMLKQDKRKWEKRNMSKYPSFMTEGKADAPNQSREIKHETHSVAVSEDSYPEAALSEKRVLPSVAESNVSEAEPVAQKKAFTPVPNPEATSSEPGFIGQQEAPQEEVLISAPKVDSLPGIKEAVRVPEVSTEIHPAAVYEFPPLELLNPPVFKAPDPEWISEQEQMLNDTLRNFNVGARVVNVTQGPSVTRFEVQPEPGVKVNKITNLSDDIKLSLAAKDIRIEAPIPGKHTIGIEVPNHSSRPVLLSEILQTAGFMDIESPLSVALGLDIAGNPIVTDLKKMPHGLIAGATGSGKSVCINTMLVSLLYKAHPDEVKLLLIDPKMVELAPYNQIPHLVSPVITDVKAATASLKWAVEEMERRYELFAHTGVRDINRFNELAEKHRRFSHKLPYIVIVIDELADLMMMAPADVEEAICRIAQKARACGIHLIIATQRPSVDVITGLIKANVPTRIAFSVSSQVDSRTIIDISGAEKLLGRGDMLFLENGSSKPFRLQGTFVTDNEIDDIVAFVREQRAPEYLFEQEELLKKAQVTDDEDELFYEACEFVIDQGGASTSSVQRRFKIGYNRAARLIEMMEQQGFISEGRGSKPRDVLITAEDLEALQETSTFN
- a CDS encoding PepSY domain-containing protein — its product is MNWKAFILGVGAGLAGAYAVKELASQKETVSAEKVLNDAKAAFKKSGPISGSWINMTVEPYSKTPIEYKVYKGGISRNVNGEVEQYEFIADAATGTILDAYPLN
- a CDS encoding M42 family metallopeptidase, with protein sequence MNEQTLSLFKTLTELPGAPGNEHAVRKFMREQLEQYSDELIQDKLGSVFGVKKGNPDGPKIMVAGHMDEVGFMVTSITKNGMIRFQTLGGWWSQVLLAQRVQIITNNGPVTGVIGSIPPHLLDESKRNKPMEIKNMLIDIGADDKEDAIRIGIKPGQPILPICPFTPMANEKKILAKAWDNRYGCGLAIELLKETKDIQLPNTLYSGATVQEEVGLRGAQTAANMIDPDIFFALDASPANDMSGDKNEFGQLGKGTLLRILDRSMVTHRGMREFILDMAETHDIPYQYFVSQGGTDAGRVHTSNQGIPSAVIGICSRYIHTAASMIHVDDYAAAKELLIKLVKAADKTTVETIKNNS
- a CDS encoding YtnP family quorum-quenching lactonase; the encoded protein is MENLDLRNVKLKWLNGGVTHLDGGAMFGVVPKALWARKYEVNDKNQIQLRTDPILIQAEGKNFLVETGMGNGKLNEKQKRNFGVLEESSLDAELELLGLTAADIDFILMTHMHFDHACGLTKEVNGELSSVFPNAKIITSQIEWDEMRNPNIRSKSTYWKENWQGIEQQVEAFEKEWSYGPIKMVHTGGHSDGHSILLVEDEESTIVHMADIMPTHAHQNPLWVMAYDDYPMDSIFAKEKWLDFGISRDAWFTFYHDALYRAVKFDQEGKITETIERKK